The proteins below come from a single Myxococcota bacterium genomic window:
- the guaB gene encoding IMP dehydrogenase has protein sequence MTTDASIREGLTFDDVLLVPGASEVLPADVDLRTQLTREIALGIPLVSAAMDTVTEHETAICMAQNGGIGIVHKNLDLATQAAEVDKVKRSESGMIVDPITMRPEQRIQDALEVMQRYHISGVPVTREGRAVGILTNRDLRFVRDTAAAIDTVMTPASELVSVPPGTSKERAKELLHEHRIEKLLVVDEQGKLCGLITIKDIEKAERFPNAAKDDLGRLRCGAAVGVGRDRLERAQALVDAGVDVIVVDTAHGHSAGVLESVRELRHHFPDLPLVGGNVATAEGTEALIKAGVSAVKVGVGPGSICTTRVVAGVGVPQFTAIQDAVGMAKRFGIPIIADGGIKFSGDVVKALAGGAAAVMIGSLFAGTDESPGEVVLYQGRSYKVYRGMGSLGAMAAGSRDRYFQADVAPDKLVPEGIEGRVPYRGALTSSIHQLMGGLRSGMGYCGASDLSALRERARFVRISSAGLAESHVHDVIVTKEAPNYRLD, from the coding sequence ATGACGACCGACGCCTCGATTCGCGAAGGGCTCACGTTCGACGACGTCCTGCTCGTTCCCGGGGCCTCGGAGGTCCTGCCCGCCGACGTCGACCTGCGCACACAGCTGACGCGCGAGATCGCCCTCGGCATCCCGCTCGTCTCCGCCGCCATGGACACGGTCACCGAGCACGAGACGGCGATCTGCATGGCGCAGAACGGCGGCATCGGCATCGTGCACAAGAACCTCGATCTCGCGACGCAGGCCGCCGAGGTCGACAAGGTGAAGCGCAGCGAATCGGGGATGATCGTCGACCCGATCACGATGCGGCCCGAGCAGCGCATCCAGGACGCGCTCGAGGTGATGCAGCGCTACCACATCTCGGGCGTACCCGTGACGCGGGAAGGGCGCGCCGTCGGCATCCTCACGAATCGCGACCTGCGCTTCGTGCGCGACACGGCGGCCGCGATCGACACCGTGATGACGCCGGCGAGCGAGCTCGTCTCGGTCCCGCCCGGCACGAGCAAGGAGCGCGCGAAGGAGCTGCTCCACGAGCACCGCATCGAGAAGCTGCTCGTCGTCGACGAGCAGGGGAAGCTCTGCGGACTCATCACGATCAAGGACATCGAGAAGGCCGAGCGCTTCCCGAACGCCGCCAAGGACGACCTCGGCCGGCTGCGCTGCGGCGCCGCCGTCGGCGTCGGGCGCGACCGCCTCGAGCGCGCGCAGGCGCTCGTCGACGCGGGCGTCGACGTGATCGTCGTCGACACCGCGCACGGGCACTCGGCCGGCGTCCTCGAGAGCGTGCGCGAGCTCCGCCACCACTTTCCCGACCTCCCGCTCGTCGGCGGCAACGTCGCGACGGCCGAGGGCACCGAGGCGCTGATCAAGGCCGGCGTGTCGGCCGTGAAGGTCGGCGTCGGCCCGGGGTCGATCTGCACGACGCGCGTCGTCGCCGGCGTCGGCGTGCCGCAGTTCACGGCGATCCAGGACGCCGTCGGCATGGCCAAGCGTTTCGGCATCCCGATCATCGCGGACGGCGGCATCAAGTTCTCGGGCGACGTCGTGAAGGCGCTCGCCGGCGGTGCGGCGGCGGTGATGATCGGCTCGCTCTTCGCGGGCACGGACGAGTCGCCCGGCGAGGTCGTGCTGTACCAGGGGCGCTCGTACAAGGTCTATCGCGGGATGGGCTCGCTCGGCGCGATGGCCGCGGGAAGCCGCGATCGCTACTTCCAGGCCGACGTCGCGCCGGACAAGCTCGTGCCCGAGGGCATCGAGGGCCGCGTTCCGTACCGCGGTGCGCTGACGTCGAGCATCCACCAGCTGATGGGCGGCCTGCGCTCCGGCATGGGCTACTGCGGCGCGAGCGATCTCTCGGCGCTCCGCGAGCGCGCGCGCTTCGTCCGCATCTCGTCCGCCGGGCTGGCCGAGAGCCACGTCCACGACGTCATCGTCACGAAGGAAGCGCCGAACTACCGACTCGACTGA
- the guaA gene encoding glutamine-hydrolyzing GMP synthase, with amino-acid sequence MRDHGGNVISQPTTHADRILILDFGSQVTQLIARRVRECEVYCEIHPFRMSIDAIRAFAPRGIILSGSPASVHDAGAPDVDPALFELGVPILGICYGLQVIVKRLGGRVESSDEREFGPSLLDHRSDDPLFAGLPPREGRARRTVWMSHGDRVLELPPGFEVLATSEHSPNAAVASRERRIWGVQFHPEVHHTPDGARILRNFVRDICGCEGAWTSAAFIDESVAAIRAQVAGGRAICGLSGGVDSTVAAALVHRAIGSQLTCIYVDHGLMREGESAEVEHLFRDALGIELVTVDASERFLTELKGVADPERKRRIIGHLFIETFEAEAEKLGGADFLVQGTLYPDVIESVSVKGPSATIKTHHNVGGLPERMKLALVEPLRELFKDEVRAVGRALGLPERAVKRHPFPGPGLAIRVLGEVTAEKLAPLRRADAILREEIERAGLYDEIWQALVVFLPVQSVGVMGDGRTYENAVALRCVTSTDAMTADWSRLPYDVLATISSRIINEVKGINRVVYDVSSKPPATIEWE; translated from the coding sequence GTGCGCGACCACGGGGGGAACGTCATCTCGCAGCCGACGACGCACGCCGACCGCATCCTGATCCTCGACTTCGGATCGCAGGTGACGCAGCTGATCGCGCGCCGCGTGCGCGAGTGCGAGGTGTACTGCGAGATCCACCCGTTCCGGATGTCGATCGACGCGATCCGCGCCTTCGCCCCGCGCGGCATCATCCTCTCGGGCAGCCCGGCGAGCGTGCACGACGCGGGCGCGCCCGACGTCGACCCCGCGCTCTTCGAGCTCGGCGTGCCGATCCTCGGCATCTGCTACGGGCTGCAGGTCATCGTGAAGCGGCTCGGCGGGCGCGTCGAGTCGTCGGACGAGCGCGAGTTCGGACCGTCGCTGCTCGATCACCGCAGCGACGACCCGCTGTTCGCGGGTCTGCCTCCGCGCGAGGGCCGCGCGCGCCGCACCGTGTGGATGAGCCACGGCGATCGCGTCCTCGAGCTTCCGCCCGGCTTCGAGGTGCTCGCGACCAGCGAGCACTCGCCCAACGCCGCGGTCGCGAGCCGGGAGCGGCGCATCTGGGGCGTGCAGTTCCATCCGGAGGTGCACCACACGCCCGACGGCGCGCGCATCCTGCGCAACTTCGTGCGCGACATCTGCGGCTGCGAGGGGGCGTGGACCTCCGCGGCCTTCATCGACGAGTCGGTCGCGGCGATCCGCGCGCAGGTCGCCGGCGGCCGCGCGATCTGCGGGCTCTCGGGAGGCGTCGACTCGACCGTCGCCGCGGCGCTCGTGCACCGCGCGATCGGCAGCCAGCTGACGTGCATCTACGTCGATCACGGGCTCATGCGCGAGGGGGAGAGCGCCGAGGTCGAGCACCTGTTCCGCGACGCGCTCGGCATCGAGCTCGTGACGGTCGATGCGAGCGAGCGCTTCCTCACCGAGCTCAAGGGCGTGGCGGACCCCGAGCGCAAGCGCCGCATCATCGGCCATCTCTTCATCGAGACGTTCGAGGCCGAGGCGGAGAAGCTCGGCGGAGCGGACTTCCTCGTGCAGGGCACGCTCTACCCCGACGTGATCGAGAGCGTCTCGGTCAAGGGGCCGTCGGCGACGATCAAGACGCACCACAACGTCGGCGGCCTCCCCGAGCGCATGAAGCTCGCGCTCGTCGAGCCCCTGCGCGAGCTCTTCAAGGACGAGGTGCGCGCGGTCGGTCGCGCGCTCGGCCTGCCCGAGCGCGCCGTGAAGCGGCATCCGTTCCCCGGGCCCGGGCTCGCGATCCGCGTGCTCGGCGAGGTGACGGCCGAGAAGCTCGCGCCGCTGCGCCGCGCGGATGCGATCCTGCGCGAGGAGATCGAGCGCGCCGGGCTGTACGACGAGATCTGGCAGGCGCTCGTCGTGTTCCTGCCGGTCCAGAGCGTCGGCGTGATGGGCGACGGACGGACGTACGAGAACGCGGTGGCGCTGCGCTGCGTCACCTCGACGGACGCGATGACGGCGGACTGGTCGCGCCTGCCGTACGACGTGCTCGCCACGATCTCGAGCCGCATCATCAACGAGGTGAAGGGGATCAACCGGGTCGTGTACGACGTCTCGTCGAAGCCGCCCGCGACGATCGAGTGGGAATAG
- the dnaE gene encoding DNA polymerase III subunit alpha, which translates to MPGIPRPFVHLHLHTQYSLLDGAIKHKPLFERAKALGMPAVAQTDHGNLFGTIDFYESARANGVKPIIGCEVYLAGGSRFDRERRERDEGGFDAINHLLLLAMDGTGYRNLMHLVSRGYLEGFYYKPRIDMDLLRAHHEGLICTSGCLSAPVPRAILHNEANRAWEVAEDFKALFGDRYYLEIQRHGIPAQDTVNAELIKMSHDIGIPLVATNDAHYLSADDHDHHDALLCIGTAANLDDEKRFRFDGRGFYVKDGDEMYELFHDHPQAVANTLEIAERCALEIPMGEYHMPEYQVPAGRTLDEVLTDGAWAGLRSRLGLDADAPLEGDRNTAYASRLEHELGVIKSMGFPGYFLIVADFIQYAKRNGIPVGPGRGSSAGSLVAYSLGITGIDPIEYDIIFERFLNPERISMPDIDVDFCMRGRDQVIRYVAEKYDGGSGYDDMRVAQIATFGTLQAKAAIRDVGRVLGMPFGDVDRIAKLVPDALGITLAEALEQSPELRARIDADGQVAKLFDTARALEGLTRHASKHAAGVVIGTQPLIDMVPLYKDPKSGDVMSQYNMNCVEKVGLIKFDFLGLRTLTLIADAERMVRENTKPDFSVADIPLDDATTYDLLCEGDTMGVFQVESSGMTELVLQLKPRTFREIIPLVALYRPGPLNSGMVDDYVNRKNGRTKIEFALPEMREITEETLGVIVYQDQVLQLAQRLAGYTLGEADLLRRAMGKKKPEVMAEQRERFVQGSTANGIDAKKAGEVFDTIVEFAGYGFPKAHSTAYAYLTYQTAYLKANHPCEFLAAVLTIESTNHEKLTRYIAHTREQEIEILPPDVNESQRDFSVVEGAIRFGFAGIKNVGQGAIDAILDARESGGPFRGLYDFTERVDARKVNRRVVEALVKCGAFDSLHASRAKVWASLDAALERGASSQRDRAIGQESLFGGLGASEPVDEPKLIEAAEWTERERLQHEKELLGFYVTGHPLGAVARQLARFTDTTGASFEGKEGREVRIGGLLTSLRETRTKRGARMGFGVLEDLEGAFELVIFSEPYNQHVELLRDAQTGGPDGGGPIPLVMSGTLEAGDTPKLLVRDVLRLADAEEALAARLRIEVLDADVTKDRMLALKDVLRAHGGDCEVILQVTIPGESVTLLSLGDRCHVRVTTELCSAVNALFGRPVAESTL; encoded by the coding sequence GTGCCGGGGATCCCGCGTCCGTTCGTCCACCTCCACCTCCACACCCAGTACTCGCTGCTCGACGGTGCCATCAAGCACAAGCCGCTGTTCGAGCGCGCGAAGGCGCTCGGCATGCCGGCGGTGGCGCAGACCGACCACGGCAACCTGTTCGGGACCATCGACTTCTACGAGTCCGCGCGCGCGAACGGCGTCAAGCCGATCATCGGATGCGAGGTGTATCTCGCGGGCGGCTCGCGCTTCGACCGCGAGCGGCGCGAGCGCGACGAGGGCGGATTCGACGCGATCAACCACCTGCTGCTGCTGGCGATGGACGGGACGGGCTATCGCAACCTCATGCACCTCGTCTCGCGCGGCTATCTCGAGGGCTTCTACTACAAGCCGCGCATCGACATGGACCTGCTGCGCGCGCACCACGAGGGGCTGATCTGCACCTCGGGCTGCCTGTCGGCGCCCGTCCCGCGCGCCATCCTGCACAACGAGGCGAATCGTGCGTGGGAGGTGGCCGAGGACTTCAAGGCGCTGTTCGGCGACCGCTACTACCTCGAGATCCAGCGCCACGGGATTCCGGCGCAGGACACCGTCAACGCCGAGCTGATCAAGATGTCGCACGACATCGGCATTCCGCTCGTCGCGACGAACGACGCGCACTACCTCTCCGCCGACGACCACGACCACCACGATGCCCTGCTCTGCATCGGGACGGCCGCCAACCTCGACGACGAGAAGCGCTTCCGCTTCGACGGGCGCGGCTTCTACGTCAAGGACGGCGACGAGATGTACGAGCTGTTCCACGACCATCCGCAAGCCGTCGCGAACACGCTCGAGATCGCGGAGCGCTGCGCGCTCGAGATCCCCATGGGCGAGTACCACATGCCGGAGTACCAGGTGCCGGCGGGGCGCACGCTCGACGAGGTGCTGACGGACGGCGCCTGGGCGGGGCTGCGATCGCGCCTCGGCCTCGACGCCGATGCGCCGCTCGAGGGCGATCGCAACACCGCCTACGCGTCGCGCCTCGAGCACGAGCTCGGCGTGATCAAGTCGATGGGCTTCCCGGGCTACTTCCTGATCGTCGCCGACTTCATCCAGTACGCGAAGCGCAACGGCATCCCCGTCGGGCCGGGACGCGGATCGTCGGCGGGGAGCCTCGTCGCGTACTCGCTCGGCATCACGGGCATCGACCCGATCGAGTACGACATCATCTTCGAGCGCTTCCTGAACCCCGAGCGCATCTCGATGCCCGACATCGACGTCGACTTCTGCATGCGCGGGCGCGACCAGGTGATCCGCTACGTCGCCGAGAAGTACGACGGCGGGAGCGGCTACGACGACATGCGCGTCGCGCAGATCGCGACCTTCGGGACGCTGCAGGCGAAGGCCGCGATCCGCGACGTCGGTCGCGTGCTCGGCATGCCGTTCGGCGACGTCGACCGCATCGCGAAGCTCGTGCCCGACGCCCTCGGGATCACGCTCGCCGAGGCGCTCGAGCAGAGCCCCGAGCTGCGCGCGCGGATCGACGCCGACGGCCAGGTCGCGAAGCTCTTCGACACGGCGCGCGCGCTCGAGGGCCTGACGCGCCACGCCAGCAAGCACGCGGCCGGCGTCGTGATCGGGACGCAGCCGCTGATCGACATGGTCCCGCTCTACAAGGATCCGAAGAGCGGCGACGTGATGTCGCAGTACAACATGAACTGCGTCGAGAAGGTCGGGCTGATCAAGTTCGACTTCCTCGGCCTGCGCACGCTCACGCTCATCGCCGACGCCGAACGCATGGTGCGGGAGAACACGAAGCCCGACTTCTCGGTCGCGGACATCCCGCTCGACGACGCGACGACCTACGACCTCCTCTGCGAAGGGGACACGATGGGCGTGTTCCAGGTCGAGTCGTCGGGCATGACGGAGCTCGTGCTCCAGCTCAAGCCGCGGACGTTCCGCGAGATCATTCCGCTCGTCGCGCTCTATCGGCCGGGCCCGCTCAACTCGGGCATGGTCGACGACTACGTGAACCGCAAGAACGGGCGCACGAAGATCGAGTTCGCGCTGCCGGAGATGCGGGAGATCACCGAGGAGACGCTCGGCGTCATCGTGTACCAGGACCAGGTGCTGCAGCTCGCGCAGCGGCTGGCGGGCTACACGCTCGGCGAGGCCGACCTGCTGCGCCGCGCCATGGGCAAGAAGAAGCCCGAGGTGATGGCCGAGCAGCGCGAGCGCTTCGTCCAGGGCTCGACCGCGAACGGCATCGACGCGAAGAAGGCGGGCGAGGTCTTCGACACGATCGTCGAGTTCGCGGGCTACGGCTTCCCGAAGGCGCACTCGACCGCGTACGCCTACCTCACCTACCAGACGGCCTACCTCAAGGCCAACCACCCGTGCGAGTTCCTCGCCGCGGTGCTCACGATCGAGTCGACGAACCACGAGAAGCTCACGCGCTACATCGCGCACACGCGCGAGCAGGAGATCGAGATCCTGCCGCCCGACGTGAACGAGTCGCAGCGCGACTTCAGCGTCGTCGAGGGCGCCATCCGCTTCGGGTTCGCGGGCATCAAGAACGTGGGGCAGGGCGCGATCGACGCGATCCTCGACGCGCGCGAGTCGGGCGGCCCGTTCCGCGGCCTCTACGACTTCACCGAGCGGGTCGACGCGCGCAAGGTGAACCGGCGCGTCGTCGAAGCGCTCGTGAAGTGCGGCGCGTTCGACTCGCTGCACGCGAGCCGCGCGAAGGTGTGGGCCTCGCTCGACGCTGCGCTCGAGCGCGGTGCGTCCTCGCAGCGCGACCGCGCGATCGGGCAGGAGAGCCTGTTCGGGGGCCTCGGCGCATCCGAGCCGGTCGACGAGCCGAAGCTCATCGAGGCGGCCGAGTGGACGGAGCGCGAGCGGCTGCAGCACGAGAAGGAGCTGCTCGGGTTCTACGTCACCGGGCATCCGCTCGGCGCGGTCGCCAGACAGCTCGCGCGCTTCACGGACACGACGGGCGCGAGCTTCGAGGGCAAGGAAGGGCGCGAGGTCCGGATCGGCGGCCTCCTCACGTCGCTGCGCGAGACGCGCACCAAGCGCGGCGCGCGCATGGGGTTCGGCGTGCTCGAGGACCTCGAGGGCGCCTTCGAGCTCGTGATCTTCTCCGAGCCGTACAACCAGCACGTCGAGCTCCTGCGCGACGCGCAGACGGGCGGGCCCGACGGCGGCGGCCCGATCCCGCTCGTGATGTCGGGTACGCTCGAAGCGGGCGACACGCCGAAGCTGCTCGTGCGCGACGTGCTCCGCCTGGCCGATGCCGAGGAGGCGCTGGCCGCGCGGCTGCGCATCGAGGTGCTCGACGCGGACGTCACGAAGGACCGCATGCTCGCGCTGAAGGACGTGCTGCGCGCACACGGAGGGGACTGCGAAGTGATCCTGCAGGTCACGATCCCGGGCGAGAGCGTGACGCTGCTCTCGCTCGGCGACCGCTGCCACGTGCGCGTCACGACCGAGCTCTGCAGCGCGGTGAACGCGCTCTTCGGCCGGCCCGTCGCGGAGTCGACGCTGTGA
- the thrS gene encoding threonine--tRNA ligase, with the protein MSQIAVRLPDGKTLELAAGSTVLDVASAIGPGLAKAALAGRVDGELVDLRLPLASDCAVSIVTAKDAEGGDVLRHSAEHVMADAVQRLFPGVQIDAGRADHSEKFQYDFLLDHAFSPEDVERIEKEMETILAEDRAFAREVVTREAAVALFRELGQDLKVARIADIPDGVPITLFRHGDFVDLCRGPHVRSTKQIGAVKLTDVSGSYWKGDESGPKLQRIYGTAFATKKELDAHLTALEEARKRDHRRVGVDLELFALDALSPGSPFYLPKGMTVYNELVAFIRSLYPRYGYQEVMTPQLFRAELFKISGHYEKFHDDMFWFAGADEGEELGVKAMNCPGHCRLFGFSKRSYRDLPLRVAEFSRLHRNERSGTLNGLARVRSLAQDDAHIFCEPEQVPQEIERFFEMVAEVYRALGLEGVEMAVSTRPEEFLGEPADWDVAEKALVSAVERAGFTCAIKEGEAAFYAPKVECDFRDVLGRAWTLATIQIDMALPGRFGLRYVGRDGELHQPAMLHRAVLGSLERFMAIYIEHTGGDFPFWLCPVQVAVLPIAERHVAHARRVHEALVAAGLRSQLDERSETLGFKIREAETSKVPLMLVIGDQEDENGTAMPRLRRSKRKLDALAVDDLVVRLARAREERAVQPFADETPR; encoded by the coding sequence ATGAGCCAGATCGCCGTACGCCTACCCGACGGGAAGACGCTCGAGTTGGCGGCGGGGTCGACGGTGCTCGACGTGGCCTCGGCCATCGGTCCCGGTCTCGCGAAGGCCGCGCTCGCGGGCCGCGTGGACGGCGAGCTCGTCGACCTGCGTCTCCCGCTCGCGTCCGACTGCGCCGTCTCGATCGTCACCGCGAAGGACGCGGAGGGCGGCGACGTGCTGCGGCACTCGGCCGAGCACGTGATGGCCGACGCCGTGCAGCGCCTGTTCCCGGGCGTGCAGATCGACGCCGGCCGCGCCGACCACAGCGAGAAGTTCCAGTACGACTTCCTGCTCGACCACGCGTTCTCGCCCGAGGACGTGGAGCGGATCGAGAAGGAGATGGAGACGATCCTCGCCGAGGATCGCGCCTTTGCGCGCGAGGTCGTGACGCGCGAGGCCGCGGTCGCGCTCTTCCGCGAGCTCGGCCAGGACCTCAAGGTCGCGCGCATCGCCGACATCCCGGACGGCGTGCCGATCACGCTCTTCCGCCACGGCGACTTCGTCGACCTCTGCCGCGGGCCGCACGTGCGCAGCACGAAGCAGATCGGCGCCGTCAAGCTCACCGACGTGTCCGGCAGCTACTGGAAGGGCGACGAGTCGGGCCCGAAGCTGCAGCGCATCTACGGCACCGCGTTCGCGACGAAGAAGGAGCTCGACGCCCACCTCACCGCGCTCGAGGAGGCGCGCAAGCGCGACCACCGGCGCGTCGGCGTCGACCTCGAGCTGTTCGCGCTCGACGCGCTCTCGCCCGGCTCGCCGTTCTATCTGCCGAAGGGCATGACGGTCTACAACGAGCTCGTCGCCTTCATCCGGTCGCTGTACCCGCGCTACGGCTACCAGGAGGTGATGACGCCGCAGCTCTTCCGCGCGGAGCTCTTCAAGATCTCGGGCCACTACGAGAAGTTCCACGACGACATGTTCTGGTTCGCGGGCGCCGACGAGGGCGAAGAGCTCGGCGTGAAGGCGATGAACTGCCCGGGACACTGCCGCCTGTTCGGGTTCTCGAAGCGCTCGTACCGCGACCTGCCGCTGCGCGTCGCCGAGTTCTCGCGCCTCCATCGCAACGAGCGCAGCGGGACGCTGAACGGCCTCGCGCGCGTGCGCTCGCTCGCGCAGGACGACGCGCACATCTTCTGCGAGCCCGAGCAGGTGCCGCAGGAGATCGAGCGCTTCTTCGAGATGGTCGCGGAGGTCTACCGCGCGCTCGGCCTCGAAGGGGTCGAGATGGCGGTGTCGACGCGCCCCGAGGAGTTCCTCGGCGAGCCGGCCGACTGGGACGTCGCCGAGAAGGCGCTCGTCTCCGCGGTCGAGCGGGCGGGCTTCACGTGCGCGATCAAGGAGGGCGAGGCCGCCTTCTACGCGCCCAAGGTCGAGTGCGACTTCCGCGACGTGCTCGGCCGGGCGTGGACGCTCGCGACGATCCAGATCGACATGGCGCTGCCCGGCCGCTTCGGCCTGCGCTACGTCGGGCGCGACGGCGAGCTGCACCAGCCGGCGATGCTCCACCGCGCGGTGCTCGGGTCGCTCGAGCGCTTCATGGCGATCTACATCGAGCACACGGGCGGCGACTTCCCGTTCTGGCTGTGCCCGGTGCAGGTCGCCGTGCTGCCGATCGCCGAGCGCCACGTCGCGCACGCGCGCCGCGTGCACGAAGCGCTGGTCGCCGCCGGGCTGCGCTCGCAGCTCGACGAGCGCAGCGAGACGCTCGGGTTCAAGATTCGCGAGGCCGAGACGAGCAAGGTGCCGCTCATGCTCGTCATCGGCGATCAAGAGGACGAGAACGGTACGGCCATGCCGCGGCTGCGGCGCTCGAAGCGGAAGCTCGACGCGCTCGCGGTCGACGACCTCGTGGTCCGGCTCGCGCGCGCCAGGGAGGAGCGCGCCGTGCAACCGTTCGCAGACGAGACGCCGCGCTAG
- the infC gene encoding translation initiation factor IF-3 produces the protein MVAPERDGTRVNERIRISEVRVIGPEGEQLGVMSPERGMELARESGLDLVEVAPNSRPPVCRIMDYGRYKYEQKKKKTGANRKAHAASLKEVKMRPGTDLHDLEFKLKNARKFLMDGDKVKVTVMFRGREMVHTVRGRDQLDQVARMLTPLAKVESLPKMEGRFMSMILVGDREAIAEARKLEAANPTDEDLDAEEMDDVVDDIDDDHEDDDEPDAESTPAGE, from the coding sequence ATCGTCGCCCCCGAACGGGACGGAACCCGCGTCAACGAGCGCATCCGCATCTCCGAGGTCCGCGTGATCGGACCGGAGGGCGAGCAGCTCGGCGTGATGTCGCCCGAACGGGGCATGGAGCTCGCGCGCGAGAGCGGCCTCGACCTGGTCGAGGTCGCCCCGAACTCGCGGCCGCCCGTGTGTCGCATCATGGACTACGGGCGGTACAAGTACGAACAGAAGAAGAAGAAGACCGGCGCCAACCGCAAGGCGCACGCCGCCTCCCTCAAGGAGGTGAAGATGCGCCCCGGCACCGATCTCCACGACCTCGAGTTCAAGCTCAAGAACGCGCGCAAGTTCCTGATGGACGGCGACAAGGTGAAGGTCACGGTGATGTTCCGCGGGCGCGAGATGGTGCACACCGTGCGCGGCCGCGACCAGCTCGACCAGGTCGCCCGCATGCTGACGCCGCTCGCGAAGGTGGAGAGCCTCCCGAAGATGGAGGGCCGCTTCATGTCGATGATCCTCGTCGGCGATCGCGAGGCGATCGCCGAGGCGAGGAAGCTCGAGGCGGCGAATCCGACCGACGAGGATCTCGACGCCGAGGAGATGGACGACGTCGTCGACGACATCGACGACGATCACGAGGACGACGACGAGCCGGACGCCGAGAGCACGCCGGCGGGAGAGTGA
- the rpmI gene encoding 50S ribosomal protein L35 has translation MPKMKTHRGAAKRFKRTGSGGFKRAQTNKQHILTKKRTKRKRQLRQGETVAAVDERQVRRLLPGS, from the coding sequence ATGCCGAAGATGAAGACGCACCGCGGCGCCGCGAAGCGGTTCAAGCGAACCGGGAGCGGCGGCTTCAAGCGGGCGCAGACGAACAAGCAGCACATCCTCACGAAGAAGCGCACGAAGCGGAAGCGCCAGCTGCGGCAGGGCGAGACGGTCGCGGCCGTCGACGAGCGCCAGGTCCGCCGACTGCTTCCGGGTAGCTAA
- the rplT gene encoding 50S ribosomal protein L20 produces MPRVKRGVAARRRRKRILKSAKGYVGARSRLHGVAREAVERAWVYAYRDRKQRKRAFRALWIARINAGARQNGLSYSRLVDGLKKAGVEVDRKILAQLAVDDATAFAELATLAKSA; encoded by the coding sequence ATGCCCCGTGTGAAACGCGGAGTCGCGGCGCGCCGGCGCCGCAAGCGGATCCTCAAGTCCGCCAAGGGCTACGTCGGCGCGCGCAGCCGCCTGCACGGCGTCGCCCGCGAGGCCGTCGAGCGCGCCTGGGTCTACGCCTACCGGGATCGCAAGCAGCGCAAGCGCGCCTTCCGCGCGCTCTGGATCGCCCGCATCAACGCCGGCGCGCGACAGAACGGCCTGTCGTACAGCCGGCTCGTGGACGGGCTCAAGAAGGCCGGCGTCGAGGTCGACCGCAAGATCCTCGCCCAGCTCGCCGTCGACGACGCGACGGCGTTCGCCGAGCTCGCGACCCTCGCGAAGTCCGCCTGA
- a CDS encoding phenylalanine--tRNA ligase subunit alpha, which translates to MSTTPDLEALEASARAEIDAAATPQALVEVRAAYLGKKGSVAAVLRSIGALAPDERGRVGQRANEAKQRIEAWAAARRDALERAEIDARLAGQRLDVTLPGSGPPLGRLHVVTQVVREVERFFRARGFSIEDGPEVETEHHNFDALNIPPDHPAREMQDTFWVEGGHVLRTHTSPVQIRAMTGRTPPFRFIAPGRVYRHDMSPRHSPMFQQVEGFMVDERTSFAHLKGVLYDFARALMGDVRLRFRASYFPFTEPSAEMDFSCLLCDAQGCATCSHTGWIEWGGCGMIHPQVLAGCGIDAERYQGFAFGMGLERAAMLRYGIPQIRLLYEGDVRVLEQF; encoded by the coding sequence ATGAGCACGACGCCCGACCTCGAGGCGCTCGAAGCGAGCGCCCGGGCCGAGATCGACGCCGCGGCGACGCCGCAGGCGCTGGTCGAGGTGCGCGCGGCCTACCTCGGGAAGAAGGGCTCGGTCGCGGCCGTCCTGCGCTCGATCGGCGCCCTCGCGCCCGACGAGCGCGGGCGCGTCGGCCAGCGCGCGAACGAGGCGAAGCAGCGCATCGAGGCGTGGGCCGCGGCGCGAAGGGACGCGCTCGAGCGCGCGGAGATCGACGCGCGCCTCGCGGGCCAGCGCCTCGACGTCACGCTGCCCGGGAGCGGTCCGCCGCTCGGGCGCCTGCACGTCGTCACGCAGGTCGTGCGCGAGGTCGAGCGGTTCTTCCGCGCGCGCGGGTTCTCGATCGAGGACGGCCCCGAGGTCGAGACCGAGCACCACAACTTCGACGCGCTCAACATCCCCCCCGACCACCCCGCGCGCGAGATGCAGGACACGTTCTGGGTCGAGGGCGGGCACGTGCTGCGGACGCACACCTCGCCCGTGCAGATCCGCGCGATGACGGGGCGCACGCCGCCCTTCCGCTTCATCGCGCCGGGTCGCGTCTACCGCCACGACATGTCGCCGCGCCACTCGCCCATGTTCCAGCAGGTCGAGGGCTTCATGGTCGACGAGCGCACGAGCTTCGCGCACCTCAAGGGCGTGCTCTACGACTTCGCGCGCGCGCTGATGGGCGACGTGCGGCTGCGCTTCCGCGCGAGCTACTTCCCGTTCACCGAGCCGTCGGCCGAGATGGACTTCTCGTGCCTGCTCTGCGACGCGCAGGGCTGCGCGACGTGCTCGCACACCGGATGGATCGAGTGGGGCGGCTGCGGGATGATCCATCCGCAGGTGCTCGCCGGCTGCGGCATCGACGCGGAGCGCTACCAGGGCTTCGCGTTCGGCATGGGGCTCGAGCGCGCCGCGATGCTGCGGTACGGCATCCCGCAGATCCGGCTGCTGTACGAGGGGGACGTCCGCGTCCTCGAGCAGTTCTGA